Within the Fusarium keratoplasticum isolate Fu6.1 chromosome 1, whole genome shotgun sequence genome, the region CAAGGGCGCCTCCATTTATAGCACGAGGTAGATCCCTACACGTTGCCGTTGCCGGTCTCACTCCACTACCTACCCACGCAATCCCCAGTCGCACGCTGACGacacctcaacaccaacatccaCTACTTGTGCTTCTGCCTACCCACCATCACGACGACAGCCACGATCGCCTCGATACGACCACGACACTCGCTACCGCCGCAGCAGACACGACCGATGAGGTGACCTTCAGCACCAACGTCAACCAGTTGACGATCCACGAGCTACAGCAACTGGCcgcttcttcaacatgacTGCGCCGGGCAAGGGGTCGCGATGGGGGGCCTTCCTCTCCTCGGCCTTTGAGGGCGTAGAGAATCGCCTCGATAACttgcttgatgaggaggagcatcAAAAGTCCCAGGGACAGCCGTACCATCAGCAGCAGGGAATGACGGTGCCGCAGCCATCACCGAGCCCCAAGCCTGCCACCACTGGTACGTCGCTCTCTTTGTCTACTCCTGCTCTTCTCTCCTAGCGGTGCCCCTGTTTGTTCTCGTTACTGTGGTCACTCGCTGATTTCTGATTCCACGACAGCTCCTGCCCACAAACCAAACCGCGCCAATGATCGTCTACAAGCTaggctggccaaggccatggcctcgagaaCCTCACAATCCTCCCCCCGAAGCTCCATCGACACTGCCCGTGGCTCGGTCGATAAGGAGCGCCCTGCCAGTACAGAACCGGTGATCACCAAACCTCCACCCGAAACACCAGAgcccaaggctgctgagcctcaacctcagccatCCGAGCCCTCGTCCGCTGCCGAAACTCCTCCCGTTCCTGCAGAAGATGATGCAGTCACCTCGAAGGAGGACgaaaaagaccaagaagtTCCGAAGCCAGCTACCTCCGAGCAGGCCACTGTCGACTCCGTTCCCAAAATTCATACACCAGACGACCCAGCACCAGATGAGCCTGCAGCTCAGCCCGAACACGCCATTCAGGAGCAGCATGACGAGAAACCCGCCGAGACACCGAAGCCTGACACAGAAACCCCAACCGAGACTGCGCAAAGTGACCAAGACGCGAACCAAGCCAGTGCCCATCGAGAGGAGATTCAGGAATACATTGAACAAATAGATTCGCTACAGGCCAAGATACAATATCTATCAAAGAACGCTGCAGAagccgccaagaaggcagcTAATGATGCTCCTGCAGGGAGCGAAGAACGCAAACTCGCCGAAAAAGACGAGAAGATTGCTCTACTGTTGGAAGAAGGACGAAAGCTCTCTACTTCGGAGCAAAAATACCGAAACACAATCCGAAAGCTGCGGTCGCAAATAGTAGAAAACGAGAAGCAAGTCaatgagctcaagaagggcaaggagaaagCCTTGTCCGAGGCCGAGTCGCTACGTAACCGTGTGAGCAGCAAGGAGGAGCAAGAGAAACGAAACGAGGAAGTGCGAAAAGCAAGTGCTGCTCTCCAAAAGGAGATTGACACactgaagaaggagaaggcagCTAAGGATGAGGCCTACAGGCGCCTAGAGCAAGattccaagaccaaggcggAGCAGGCACAGATCGCTCATACTGAGGCCCTCAGCAAGGCATTGGCCGTTGAAAAGAAGCGGCAGACGGAGCTTGAGGAGACAATTGCAACATTACGAGCGGAAAAGGAGGCGTTGGCCGAGAAGGCGCGTCTAGATGAGATAGATTGGCAGGCTAAGCTTGATCGGGCCGTTGAACGCGGCCGCAAcgtcgaggaagagctcaaACTGGAGCTGAGGGCGGCCGAGAGCAAGCTCGAGGCGATGCGAGTAGCTGCTGAGGAAGCGTCCTCGGGCTCAGGAGGAGACATCAAGCTGATACGACACATTGAGACCCTCCAGTCGCAGTACGCCTCGGCCAGCGAGAACTGGCAAGGTATTGAAGCGTCACTTCTGACAAAGGCAGCCAAccttgagaaggagagggacGAGGCGCAACGGCGAGAGTCAGAGATGCGGAAGAAGGCTCGAGACTCGGTAAGTAGACTCACATCCTTGAAACCCATTGAAACCATGGCGCATCGTCTGACATGTCATTAGGCCAGTCGATGCAAGcgcctcgaggatgagctgcAAGACGTAAGCCCTGCCCTCACGACCGCTCAAGAGGAGCTGGAGACATGCCGCGAGCAACTTGCTACACTCAGGACCCAGCACAAGACAACCGAGACGGCACTTGAACAAGCCCGggccgacctcgagaagcagcagcgagCTGCGAGCCGGGAGATTTCTGTCGAAGTCGAGCGACGACAATGGGCAGATGAGGTTACTACGCCCAGGACTCAGAGCCGCCCTGACTCGCCACTGCTCTCTGTTCCTCGAACCTTTAGCTCTGACCTCATTGGCCTGCCTGTGCCAGGGAGAGCGCCTCGACGAGTTCCCACGCCTGGAAGCCAGCCCGATAGTGCCGGCGAGGGTTTCTTTTTCGGTCGAAGAATGTCGAGCCAGCCCCCGATCCGGCCGAGTGCGCTGTCAACTGGCGGACCTATGATGCCGCCGCTGTCCCCCTTTGAACCGCCCAGCGAATCGCCACGAGCAGCCTCTCCCCCACCAGAGAGGGATTtcggtcttgaagatggtgacCCTTCCTCCCCTCGTAATGTGGCCCAAGACATGATTTCGGTGTCAACTGTTGGAGCTGGCCCATCGGTGCAGCTTGTTGAGAGAATGAGCGCCGCGATCCGGCGGCTGGAGGCTGAAAAGGTGGCTGCTAAGGAAGAGATGGCTCGTGTGTGCA harbors:
- a CDS encoding TMF-TATA-bd domain-containing protein gives rise to the protein MTAPGKGSRWGAFLSSAFEGVENRLDNLLDEEEHQKSQGQPYHQQQGMTVPQPSPSPKPATTAPAHKPNRANDRLQARLAKAMASRTSQSSPRSSIDTARGSVDKERPASTEPVITKPPPETPEPKAAEPQPQPSEPSSAAETPPVPAEDDAVTSKEDEKDQEVPKPATSEQATVDSVPKIHTPDDPAPDEPAAQPEHAIQEQHDEKPAETPKPDTETPTETAQSDQDANQASAHREEIQEYIEQIDSLQAKIQYLSKNAAEAAKKAANDAPAGSEERKLAEKDEKIALLLEEGRKLSTSEQKYRNTIRKLRSQIVENEKQVNELKKGKEKALSEAESLRNRVSSKEEQEKRNEEVRKASAALQKEIDTLKKEKAAKDEAYRRLEQDSKTKAEQAQIAHTEALSKALAVEKKRQTELEETIATLRAEKEALAEKARLDEIDWQAKLDRAVERGRNVEEELKLELRAAESKLEAMRVAAEEASSGSGGDIKLIRHIETLQSQYASASENWQGIEASLLTKAANLEKERDEAQRRESEMRKKARDSASRCKRLEDELQDVSPALTTAQEELETCREQLATLRTQHKTTETALEQARADLEKQQRAASREISVEVERRQWADEVTTPRTQSRPDSPLLSVPRTFSSDLIGLPVPGRAPRRVPTPGSQPDSAGEGFFFGRRMSSQPPIRPSALSTGGPMMPPLSPFEPPSESPRAASPPPERDFGLEDGDPSSPRNVAQDMISVSTVGAGPSVQLVERMSAAIRRLEAEKVAAKEEMARVCSQRDEARSDMVGLMKELETGKSATARVTQLEAEVEDLNSRYQTTLEMLGEKSELVEELKADVQDVKEMYRELVERTVK